A genomic region of Plasmodium cynomolgi strain B DNA, chromosome 5, whole genome shotgun sequence contains the following coding sequences:
- a CDS encoding RAD protein (Pv-fam-e;~putative), with protein MAKNFNLKKFGLSICITSLIVLANLFLMENVCTWSPNKNVFPELEVRGTGPRQLAESSIDVENSHSTKLYENETLNQIEEEKGTSSNNSELPFGCKESEIYRNLTVDELNKLITSCLFFVSNRKAFVVFHHYTNYLRSCFHNMIEDLLYHFKKSAKQHGVSEEYQNECWNQCKDELMINLNEIEYISRNKFYLFLQRKIIFDSEFFAFLEKYQNTWYAIIDGYEKKWTTFLKDKIKSYKPQ; from the exons atggcaaaaaattttaatttaaaaaaattcggaTTATCAATATGCATCACGTCGTTGATTGTTCTGGCGAACTTGTTCCTAATG GAAAATGTTTGCACGTGGAGCCCCAATAAAAACGTATTCCCTGAATTGGAGGTACGTGGCACAGGACCAAGGCAGCTAGCCGAATCATCAATAGACGTAGAAAATTCTCACTCAACTAAATTGTACGAAAACGAGACACTCAAtcaaattgaagaagaaaaaggtacTAGCTCCAATAATTCTGAGTTACCATTCGGATGTAAAGAATCCGAAATTTATAGAAATTTAACAGTGGATGAATTAAATAAACTAATTACTTcctgtttatttttcgtaAGCAATCGAAAAGCCTTTGTCGTATTTCACCATTATACAAACTATTTAAGATCCTGCTTCCACAACATGATAGAAGATttattatatcattttaaaaaatcagcAAAACAACATGGAGTTTCAGAAGAATATCAAAATGAATGCTGGAACCAATGTAAAGATGAGCttatgataaatttaaacgaaatagaatatatttctcgaaataaattttatcttttcctaCAGAGAAAAATCATATTTGAttctgaattttttgcatttttggaaaaatatcaaaacACCTGGTATGCTATTATTGATggatatgaaaaaaaatggactacatttttgaaagacaaaataaagtccTATAAACCGCAGTAG
- a CDS encoding RAD protein (Pv-fam-e;~putative) yields MANRFKLKKLFYVPSRHFFLTYLLILLNVVFLNIISSSKESLSSSELVGLGTICVRNLSETSESLVESNAKIELEKNQSVNENADSTDKDCSIESLPFGCKQSDLKKKLKKWQLRNLLFSGGFILIKKKRTYIIYYYYNQYLKKKYYLMMNKIVRNFTEEALKNGMSEEERMVHLMECYTGLTKDMEKMEKNFEKKFYTFIQKKNIWYSELESFVFRFKKLWMKEMKKCELKWTATLTNKITKS; encoded by the exons atggcAAATCgtttcaaattaaaaaaattgttttatgTACCCTCTAGACATTTCTTCCTAACGTACTTGCTGATCCTACTAAATGTTGTATTTCTT aatATTATTAGTTCGTCCAAAGAGTCTCTCTCCTCATCCGAATTAGTAGGACTTGGTACTATATGTGTAAGAAATTTATCAGAAACTTCAGAATCGCTAGTTGAATCCAACGCAAAAAtagaattggaaaaaaatcagaGTGTGAATGAAAATGCTGACAGTACAGACAAAGACTGTAGCATTGAGTCACTTCCATTCGGGTGCAAACAATCAGAccttaagaaaaaattaaaaaagtggcaATTACgcaatttacttttttctggtggttttattttgataaaaaagaaaaggacatatattatatactattattataatcagtatttaaaaaaaaaatactattTGATGATGAACAAAATAGTTCGAAATTTTACAGAGGaagcattaaaaaatggaatgtcAGAAGAAGAACGAATGGTACATTTAATGGAATGCTATACGGGACTTACAAAggacatggaaaaaatggaaaaaaattttgaaaaaaaattttacacttttattcagaaaaaaaatatatggtaTTCTGAACTTGAATCATTTGTATTTCGTTTCAAGAAATTGTGGATGAAGGAGATGAAAAAGTGTGAGCTCAAATGGACTGCAACTTTGACAAACAAAATAACCAAGTCGTAG
- a CDS encoding RAD protein (Pv-fam-e;~putative), whose translation MPHDYRLKYVMEYNEMAKREIEQTFEFSKRRFYGLMKKRIIWSSEFDLFMKRTKNIWSTIIRQHVDSWSKILIYRLENFNDDMNRKIKNQKRDTIKCE comes from the exons atgccacatGATTATCgattaaaatatgtaatggAATATAATGAAATGGCCAAAAGAGAAATAGAACAAACTTTCGAATTTAGCAAAAGACGTTTTTATGGacttatgaaaaaaagaataatatgGTCATCTGaatttgatttatttatGAAACGGACTAAGAACATCTGGAGCACTATAATTAGACAGCACGTAGATAGTTGGTCAAAGATTTTAATTTACAGgttagaaaattttaatgatgaTAT GAAcaggaaaattaaaaaccaGAAAAGGGATACcataaaatgtgaataa